In one window of Solanum pennellii chromosome 2, SPENNV200 DNA:
- the LOC107009360 gene encoding LOW QUALITY PROTEIN: uncharacterized protein LOC107009360 (The sequence of the model RefSeq protein was modified relative to this genomic sequence to represent the inferred CDS: deleted 1 base in 1 codon) — MHPGPFPSVDPKTRINCHRAKRVRVGSRAVSMEEDDGRREAAIASAPSLQPNFTNKNGVNNAQISKFQELHRRRLKIKAKSKVKDKTKGTLVSTKRYNGEDVIANCKAIMDEKSIETAKDLRITLSISSTTDLSSSQEDNTLSKKRQKLHWGLDTKERWERKSNM, encoded by the exons ATGCATCCTGGCCCATTCCCGTCAGTAGAC CCAAAGACCCGAATAAATTGCCACAGAGCGAAGCGGGTCAGGGTCGGGTCTCGAGCTGTTTCAATGGAAGAGGACGACGGGAGGAGAGAAGCTGCGATAGCATCAGCACCATCTCTACAACCCAATTTCACCAATAAAAATGGTGTCAACAATGctcaaatttccaaatttcaa GAGTTGCACCGAAGACGCTtaaaaattaaagcaaaatCTAAGGTCAAGGATAAAACAAAAG GAACTCTTGTCTCCACTAAAAGGTATAATGGTGAAGATGTCATTGCTAATTGCAAGGCGATCATGGATGAAAAATCAATAGAAACAGCTAAAGATCTGAGAATTACTTTGTCAATAAGCAGTACAACAGACCTTTCATCCTCTCAAGAAGACAACACACTGTCAAAAAAGCGGCAGAAGTTGCACTGGGG GCTCGACACAAAGGAGAGATGGGAAAGGAAATCCAATATGTAG